In Malus sylvestris chromosome 15, drMalSylv7.2, whole genome shotgun sequence, a single genomic region encodes these proteins:
- the LOC126601625 gene encoding homeobox-leucine zipper protein ATHB-40-like, which translates to MTTNSHQIVEDDHQMLLISHLYSASDVYTQIVPPQGASKPARRRRRKSKGGEAGGVGLKKRKLTAEQVDLLELNFGNEHKLESEKKDRLASDLGLDPRQVAVWFQNRRARWKNKKLEEEYSTLKKENEITVAEKCRLESEMSKLKDQLSEAEKEIQRLLQRVDHGGSSNSPSSSLSMEAIDPPFLGEFGVEEYDDVFYMPQNNYIHGMEWMNLYM; encoded by the exons ATGACAACCAACAGCCACCAAATTGTTGAAGACGATCATCAGATGCTACTGATCTCTCACTTGTACTCGGCCTCTGATGTCTACACTCAAATTGTACCCCCCCAAG GAGCCTCAAAGCCGGCAAGACGACGTCGCAGGAAGAGCAAAGGTGGAGAAGCTGGTGGTGTTGGGCTTAAGAAGAGGAAGCTCACAGCTGAACAAGTAGACCTTCTTGAGCTCAATTTTGGCAACGAACACAAACTGGAGTCTGAGAAGAAAGACAGGCTTGCTTCTGACCTGGGTCTTGATCCTCGTCAAGTTGCTGTTTGGTTCCAAAACCGTAGGGCTCGTTGGAAGAACAAGAAGTTGGAGGAAGAGTACTCAAccttaaagaaagaaaatgaaataacTGTTGCTGAGAAATGTAGACTTGAATCCGAG ATGTCGAAGCTCAAGGATCAACTCTCGGAGGCTGAGAAGGAGATCCAACGGCTCTTGCAGCGGGTCGATCACGGTGGATCCAGCAACAGTCCGAGCTCCTCGCTCTCCATGGAAGCCATTGATCCTCCATTTTTAGGAGAATTTGGGGTGGAAGAGTACGATGATGTTTTTTACATGCCCCAGAACAATTACATTCATGGCATGGAATGGATGAACCTGTATATGTGA